One region of Candidatus Electrothrix rattekaaiensis genomic DNA includes:
- the lysA gene encoding diaminopimelate decarboxylase: MNHFTYKNGILHCEDKPVQDIAQEVGTPFYLYSTATLQRHFDAFDSGFNGIKHQTCFAVKACSNLSILNIFAKMGGGADIVSGGELYRAMKAGIDPQKIIYSGVGKTRTEIREALEAGILMFNVESPQELDRIQEVAAEMNTTARIAFRINPDVDPKTHAYISTGLAKNKFGVPVDEALQEYLRAKEMKNIEIVGVSCHIGSQLTQIEPFIEALRKVKKFVVGLEQEGIGIQYLDLGGGVGIVYDDEQPPHPMDYASAIRTELGDVDCTLILEPGRVITGNAGVLITKVQYTKVNSGGEKTKCFVIADAAMNDLARPSLYSAYHEILPVQEPAEDAVQQEVDVVGPICETGDFMAKDRMMPEVQPGELLAVMSCGAYGFSMSSTYNSRPKVAEVLVNGDQFRVIRQRESYEDLVRGEDLPALP, encoded by the coding sequence ATGAATCATTTTACCTACAAAAACGGCATCCTTCACTGTGAGGACAAGCCTGTTCAGGACATTGCCCAAGAAGTCGGCACCCCTTTTTATCTCTATAGCACTGCCACCCTGCAACGTCATTTCGATGCCTTTGATTCGGGTTTTAACGGGATAAAACATCAGACCTGTTTTGCAGTCAAGGCCTGTTCCAACCTCTCTATTCTGAATATCTTCGCAAAAATGGGCGGCGGAGCCGATATCGTCTCCGGCGGCGAACTCTACCGGGCCATGAAGGCCGGTATTGATCCGCAGAAAATCATCTATTCCGGTGTGGGCAAGACCCGAACAGAAATACGTGAGGCCCTGGAGGCTGGTATCCTGATGTTCAATGTGGAATCTCCCCAGGAACTGGATCGCATCCAGGAGGTCGCCGCAGAGATGAACACCACGGCCCGGATCGCCTTTCGGATCAACCCGGATGTGGACCCGAAAACCCATGCCTATATCTCCACCGGGCTGGCGAAAAACAAATTTGGTGTCCCTGTGGACGAGGCGTTGCAGGAGTATCTGCGGGCCAAGGAGATGAAAAATATCGAGATCGTCGGTGTAAGCTGCCATATAGGTTCCCAACTGACCCAGATTGAGCCCTTTATTGAGGCCCTGCGCAAGGTGAAAAAATTTGTGGTCGGGCTGGAACAGGAGGGTATCGGCATTCAATATCTTGATCTGGGCGGCGGTGTCGGTATCGTCTATGACGATGAACAACCGCCCCATCCGATGGATTATGCCTCAGCCATTCGTACGGAGCTTGGTGATGTGGACTGCACTCTGATCCTTGAGCCGGGCCGGGTCATCACCGGTAATGCTGGGGTGCTGATTACCAAAGTCCAGTACACCAAGGTGAACAGCGGCGGAGAAAAGACAAAGTGCTTTGTCATTGCTGATGCGGCCATGAACGATCTTGCCCGCCCCTCCCTGTACAGTGCTTATCATGAAATCCTCCCGGTTCAGGAACCTGCTGAAGATGCTGTACAGCAGGAGGTCGATGTGGTCGGTCCTATCTGCGAAACCGGTGACTTCATGGCCAAAGACCGAATGATGCCCGAGGTGCAACCGGGAGAGCTGCTGGCGGTGATGAGCTGCGGGGCCTATGGATTTTCCATGTCCTCCACCTATAATTCTCGGCCCAAGGTGGCTGAGGTCTTGGTCAACGGTGATCAGTTCCGGGTTATCCGGCAACGGGAGAGCTATGAGGATCTGGTGCGGGGGGAGGATTTGCCTGCGTTGCCCTGA
- a CDS encoding argininosuccinate synthase, whose translation MSVNKIVLAYSGGLDTSVILKWLAEEYECPIIAYAADVGQKEDWDAVREKGMATGAEKVIISDLREEFVRDYIFPAFRANAIYEGSYLLGTSLARPIIAKEQVRIAEQEGANAVSHGATGKGNDQVRFELGYLALNPKLQIIAPWRFWDLNSRKKLVAFAKEHNIPIPTTKKNPYSSDENLLHISFEGGILEDPWNEPEEGMFKLSVSPEKAPDVPTYIEMDFEQGNPVAINGERLGPVELLTELNRLGGENGIGRLDMVENRFVGMKSRGVYETPGGFILREAHRDLETITLDREILRIRDSLVPEYSKLIYNGFWFAPEMALLQKTMDESQKTVNGTVRLKLYKGNCIPVGRKSDNSLYSEAHATFEEDAVYDQADAGGFIRLNSLRLQIQALNRK comes from the coding sequence ATGAGTGTAAATAAAATAGTACTCGCCTATTCAGGCGGCCTGGACACCTCAGTCATTCTCAAATGGCTGGCAGAAGAATACGAATGCCCCATTATCGCCTACGCTGCTGATGTGGGCCAGAAGGAAGACTGGGACGCTGTCCGGGAAAAGGGCATGGCCACCGGTGCGGAAAAGGTAATCATCTCCGACCTGCGGGAGGAGTTTGTCCGCGATTACATCTTCCCCGCCTTTCGCGCTAATGCCATTTATGAAGGATCCTACCTCCTCGGCACCTCGCTGGCCCGGCCCATCATCGCCAAAGAACAGGTCCGCATTGCGGAACAGGAAGGCGCAAATGCGGTCAGCCACGGAGCCACAGGCAAAGGCAACGATCAGGTACGTTTTGAACTGGGCTACCTGGCCCTGAATCCCAAACTACAGATCATAGCCCCTTGGCGTTTTTGGGATCTCAATTCCCGCAAAAAATTGGTCGCTTTTGCCAAGGAGCATAATATTCCCATCCCCACAACCAAGAAGAATCCCTACAGCTCAGACGAGAACCTCCTTCATATCAGTTTTGAAGGCGGTATCCTGGAAGATCCTTGGAATGAACCGGAAGAGGGTATGTTCAAGCTCTCCGTATCCCCGGAAAAAGCCCCGGATGTCCCAACCTATATTGAAATGGATTTTGAGCAGGGTAACCCTGTGGCCATCAACGGTGAGCGACTGGGGCCGGTGGAGTTACTCACAGAGCTTAACCGCCTGGGTGGTGAAAACGGTATCGGTCGTTTGGATATGGTGGAAAACCGCTTTGTGGGTATGAAATCGCGCGGGGTCTATGAAACACCGGGCGGTTTCATCCTCCGGGAAGCCCATCGGGATCTGGAGACCATCACCCTGGACCGGGAAATCCTGCGCATCCGCGACAGCTTGGTACCGGAATACTCCAAGCTGATCTATAACGGCTTCTGGTTCGCACCGGAGATGGCACTATTGCAGAAGACTATGGATGAAAGTCAGAAAACCGTGAACGGCACGGTTCGCCTGAAGCTCTACAAGGGGAACTGCATCCCGGTAGGCCGTAAATCAGACAACTCGTTGTATTCCGAGGCCCATGCCACCTTTGAGGAGGATGCGGTCTATGATCAGGCTGATGCGGGTGGTTTTATCCGGCTGAACTCCCTGCGTCTCCAGATTCAGGCTTTGAATCGGAAATAG
- a CDS encoding AAA family ATPase, with protein MKIPYGESDFKKIRRGKYLYIDKTAYIQQLEEQGSFNILLRPRRFGKSLFLSTLLYYYDTNQKGHFETLFSNLHIGDNPTTLKNSYQVLFMEFSGIADTDAKAVEQEFRIEVQKRLCDFLRRYGYPAESLQQVKAAPSAASSMKIFFYWTVDANIYLMIDEYDHFANSILGTSLERFREIVGRGGFMRSFYETVKTATMEGIVDRFFITGVTSITLDSMTSGFNIGENITHHRLFNQVLGFTEEETENIVEPLARNCSLDRIALMNDLKQWYNGYLFSDERTERVYNADMVLYFAKNFNRETCAYPKAMLDDNIASDYKKIMQLFGIGDRTANFTTLEKLLTNGEIIGLHSRKLSADKKFEQNDFIALLLYMGFITITGTLLNRLRYGIPNYVIQKLYYDYFKEEIEQRAQISIPKDEIENAVAELALHNSISPLTEEIGKVLALFSNRDFMNMDEKHIKAVILTLLYQSEAYFIRSEPEVNNRYPDILLLERSPFELPNQFLFELKFCKKKDGKKGWEQKREEGVRQVQGYLELEDVRCLDKLRAYLLLTDGCEIEAIAVR; from the coding sequence ATGAAAATCCCTTACGGCGAGAGTGATTTCAAAAAGATCAGAAGGGGCAAGTATCTATATATAGATAAAACCGCCTACATACAGCAACTGGAGGAGCAGGGCAGCTTCAACATTCTGCTCCGCCCTCGCCGTTTTGGAAAGAGCCTGTTTCTTTCCACCCTCCTGTATTACTACGATACCAACCAAAAGGGTCATTTCGAGACCCTTTTTTCTAACCTGCACATCGGCGACAACCCGACAACGCTGAAAAACAGCTACCAAGTTCTGTTTATGGAATTCAGCGGCATCGCCGATACCGACGCAAAGGCGGTCGAGCAGGAATTCCGTATTGAAGTACAAAAACGGCTGTGCGATTTTCTGCGCCGCTACGGATACCCTGCGGAGAGCCTGCAGCAGGTGAAAGCGGCTCCTTCAGCAGCCTCGTCCATGAAAATATTTTTTTATTGGACAGTAGATGCAAATATCTACCTCATGATCGATGAGTATGATCATTTTGCCAATTCCATCTTGGGAACCAGTCTGGAACGCTTTCGGGAAATCGTCGGCAGGGGCGGTTTCATGCGCAGCTTTTATGAAACAGTCAAGACCGCAACTATGGAAGGTATTGTTGACCGTTTTTTCATCACCGGGGTTACCTCCATTACGCTGGATAGTATGACCAGCGGGTTTAATATCGGCGAGAACATAACCCATCACCGTCTGTTTAATCAGGTGCTTGGTTTTACCGAAGAGGAGACCGAAAACATTGTCGAGCCGCTGGCGCGGAACTGCTCTCTTGACCGAATTGCGCTTATGAACGACCTGAAGCAATGGTACAACGGGTATCTGTTTTCCGATGAGCGGACGGAACGGGTGTATAATGCGGACATGGTGTTGTACTTTGCGAAGAATTTCAATAGGGAAACCTGCGCCTATCCCAAAGCGATGCTGGACGACAACATCGCTTCGGACTACAAGAAAATCATGCAGCTATTCGGGATCGGTGATCGGACTGCAAATTTTACAACGCTGGAAAAGCTGCTCACCAATGGAGAGATTATCGGCCTCCATAGCAGAAAGCTCTCTGCGGATAAAAAGTTCGAACAAAATGATTTCATCGCCCTGCTGCTCTACATGGGCTTTATAACTATTACCGGTACCTTGCTGAATCGGTTACGTTACGGTATTCCGAACTATGTTATCCAAAAACTCTATTACGATTATTTCAAAGAGGAGATCGAACAGCGAGCTCAAATCAGCATACCAAAGGACGAAATAGAAAATGCTGTGGCTGAACTTGCCTTGCATAATAGCATCAGTCCGCTAACCGAAGAAATCGGCAAGGTGCTGGCCTTGTTTTCCAACCGTGATTTCATGAACATGGATGAGAAGCACATCAAGGCTGTAATTCTGACCTTGTTATATCAATCGGAGGCGTATTTTATTCGCAGCGAACCGGAGGTGAACAATCGCTACCCGGATATTCTTTTGCTGGAACGTAGTCCCTTTGAACTGCCTAATCAGTTTCTCTTTGAACTGAAGTTCTGTAAGAAGAAAGACGGGAAAAAGGGATGGGAGCAAAAAAGGGAAGAAGGGGTCAGGCAGGTGCAGGGATATTTGGAGTTGGAGGATGTACGTTGTCTGGATAAGCTCAGGGCCTATCTGCTGCTGACTGATGGCTGCGAGATTGAGGCGATTGCGGTCAGGTGA
- the argH gene encoding argininosuccinate lyase: MIKQDTQTKTSGKLWGGRFAEQTAASVEAFTESISYDWRLYRHDIMGSKAHARMLAKQGLINETERDAILQGLTEIEQEITDGAFTFRAELEDIHMNIEKALTDKIGAAGEKLHTARSRNDQVALDIRLYLRDECAALNQLLTEVQKGFTRLARTNLGAIMPGYTHLQRAQPVLISHHLLAYVEMFGRDRERIADGLKRINIMPLGSAALAGTGLPIDREFVAEELGFPAVTANSMDTTADRDFAMELLFCLTTIQLHLSRMAEEFVLWSSKEFDFIKIGDKYCTGSSIMPQKKNPDIPELIRGKAGRVTGSLVSLLMTVKGLPLTYNRDLQEDKEPLFDALDTVKASLSITAELLANSSFDTERMKAATYGGFMTATDIADYLVKKNMPFRQAHGVVGRIVALCQERDIELIELRLDELQKFSDLIEEDIFDVLSVEGSVNSRVSIGGTSKLRVAEALERAEQQLGIV; encoded by the coding sequence ATGATTAAACAAGACACGCAGACAAAAACCTCCGGCAAACTCTGGGGCGGACGCTTCGCCGAGCAGACCGCCGCCTCGGTGGAAGCCTTTACCGAATCCATTTCCTATGACTGGCGACTGTACCGGCATGACATCATGGGTTCCAAGGCCCATGCCCGTATGTTGGCCAAGCAGGGCCTGATTAATGAGACGGAACGAGATGCTATCCTCCAAGGCTTAACCGAGATTGAGCAGGAAATTACAGACGGTGCCTTTACGTTTCGGGCCGAGTTGGAAGATATTCACATGAATATCGAAAAGGCCCTGACCGATAAAATCGGTGCTGCCGGAGAAAAACTGCATACGGCCCGTAGCCGTAACGATCAGGTGGCCCTGGATATCCGCCTCTATCTTCGGGATGAATGCGCCGCGCTGAATCAGCTCTTAACCGAGGTGCAGAAAGGCTTCACCCGCTTGGCCCGTACCAATCTCGGAGCTATAATGCCGGGTTACACCCATCTCCAGCGAGCACAGCCGGTGCTGATTTCCCATCATCTCCTGGCCTATGTGGAGATGTTCGGACGTGATCGGGAGCGAATAGCCGATGGTCTGAAACGGATCAACATCATGCCCCTGGGATCAGCCGCCCTTGCTGGAACCGGCCTGCCCATTGATCGGGAATTTGTTGCTGAGGAACTGGGATTCCCGGCTGTCACGGCCAATTCTATGGACACCACAGCGGATCGTGACTTTGCCATGGAACTCCTCTTCTGCCTAACCACGATCCAGCTCCATCTGAGCAGAATGGCTGAGGAGTTTGTTCTTTGGTCCTCCAAGGAATTCGACTTCATCAAGATCGGTGATAAGTACTGCACCGGCTCTTCCATCATGCCGCAAAAGAAAAATCCGGATATCCCGGAACTCATCCGGGGCAAGGCCGGGCGGGTAACCGGTTCCCTGGTTTCTCTGCTGATGACCGTCAAGGGCCTGCCGCTCACCTATAACCGAGATTTACAGGAAGATAAGGAGCCACTCTTTGACGCGCTGGATACGGTCAAAGCCAGTCTGTCCATCACAGCCGAGCTGCTGGCGAACAGCTCCTTTGATACAGAACGGATGAAAGCGGCAACCTATGGCGGTTTTATGACGGCTACAGATATTGCGGATTATCTGGTCAAGAAAAACATGCCCTTTCGCCAGGCGCACGGCGTGGTGGGCCGGATTGTCGCCCTCTGCCAGGAACGTGATATTGAATTGATTGAACTCCGCCTAGATGAGTTGCAAAAATTTTCAGATCTGATAGAAGAAGATATTTTTGATGTCCTTTCCGTGGAAGGCTCGGTCAACAGCCGGGTGTCCATAGGTGGTACCTCGAAGTTGCGGGTTGCCGAAGCCTTGGAACGTGCGGAACAACAACTGGGGATAGTATGA
- a CDS encoding DUF2971 domain-containing protein produces the protein MILSLFKYYSPTYEGKNNLAFYEKGQIYFQQPEKFNDPWDCKAPKIFSPRSKKFLKEFHYYLSRGYSVDLVDAEWEKNEKLRRGEIREKYRLLFEEALENIRQKIGVFSLSFIPDSELMWSHYASSHSGYMLHFKIDINEYLTNPVFKEIGIPIPVAYKKKRPTLNIATYYSNREKHIYDLIRFKSEAWSYENELRLMNEAKYGFIDLPETWLQSITVGLAARSAFKEALKNIGRKLHIPVFLAHIHEENYKIEIPGLHIDGIEGRSSYKKLLDSRILELK, from the coding sequence ATGATATTAAGCCTTTTCAAATACTATAGCCCTACCTATGAAGGTAAAAATAATTTGGCTTTTTATGAAAAAGGGCAAATATACTTTCAGCAACCAGAAAAATTCAATGACCCTTGGGACTGTAAAGCACCAAAAATTTTTTCCCCAAGATCTAAAAAATTCCTTAAGGAGTTTCATTATTATCTGTCAAGAGGCTATAGTGTAGATCTCGTTGATGCAGAATGGGAAAAGAATGAAAAACTAAGGCGTGGAGAAATTAGGGAGAAATATCGACTTTTATTCGAAGAAGCTCTAGAGAATATAAGACAAAAAATCGGTGTATTTTCATTGTCATTTATACCAGATAGCGAACTGATGTGGTCCCACTATGCTAGTAGCCATTCCGGGTACATGTTGCATTTTAAAATTGATATTAACGAATACCTTACAAATCCAGTGTTTAAGGAAATTGGAATTCCAATACCTGTGGCCTACAAGAAGAAAAGGCCAACTCTAAACATTGCAACTTATTATTCAAATCGAGAAAAACATATTTACGATTTAATTCGTTTTAAAAGTGAAGCCTGGAGTTATGAGAATGAATTGCGTCTAATGAACGAGGCAAAATATGGCTTCATCGATTTACCTGAAACTTGGTTGCAATCAATTACTGTAGGATTAGCAGCAAGAAGTGCATTTAAAGAAGCATTGAAAAACATTGGTAGAAAACTGCATATACCTGTTTTCTTAGCTCATATTCACGAAGAAAATTATAAAATAGAAATTCCTGGACTTCATATTGATGGAATAGAGGGAAGAAGTAGCTATAAGAAGCTACTAGACTCTAGAATTTTAGAATTAAAATGA
- a CDS encoding PIN domain-containing protein produces MNETFVLDACALIAFLSDEPGADLVENLLENADKGTHHLVIHKINLLEIYYGVYRDDGYETADMVLRMIKKLPVQIISSLSDEVFLEAGQLKAQHKLSLADSIAVAESNIREARLVTADHHELDALEKLKKVRPYWIR; encoded by the coding sequence ATGAACGAAACCTTTGTACTGGATGCCTGTGCCCTGATCGCTTTTTTAAGTGATGAACCCGGCGCGGATCTTGTTGAAAATTTGCTTGAGAATGCCGACAAAGGAACTCATCACTTAGTGATCCACAAAATCAACCTGCTGGAAATATACTACGGTGTATACAGAGATGATGGATATGAAACTGCCGACATGGTTCTGCGGATGATAAAAAAGCTGCCTGTTCAAATCATCTCTTCCTTGTCCGATGAGGTTTTTCTTGAAGCCGGTCAGTTGAAAGCGCAACATAAACTCTCTCTTGCTGATTCTATCGCTGTTGCGGAGTCGAATATACGAGAGGCCCGCCTTGTGACAGCCGATCATCATGAGTTAGATGCTCTTGAAAAATTGAAAAAAGTTCGTCCCTATTGGATACGATAA
- a CDS encoding fibronectin type III domain-containing protein, with amino-acid sequence MMKRDVMKRGSLVCCLLGGLVLTSLSGCGYKNDPVAPQALVPVPINDLRYELTDKGAVLHWSYPTRTVGGDELTEIDSFMLYRAEVPTADYCDTCPVPFGSPIKVDGGLIPEREGQRAASYEIGLLRPAHKYFFKVHSRTGWLTPSADSNQVSFTWETPPAVPQNLAAKASDSMVSLRWQPVSGYVDGSKADNIKYQVSRQEDKGSFKNIGDLLTEPEYVDTEVSGGHEYTYRVQALSEYDGDMVASEFSKIYQTEVIDLFAPATPENVTTARTATSVKVFWDQGEEADLAGYRIYRRLGNEDDPAMIGEVKMPYNIYEDTEAPDENMYVYYSVSSFDKSDPPNESERSAEVEAE; translated from the coding sequence ATGATGAAAAGAGATGTTATGAAGCGAGGTTCTCTTGTTTGCTGCCTACTGGGTGGTCTGGTGTTGACCAGCCTGAGCGGTTGCGGATACAAAAACGATCCCGTGGCCCCACAGGCCTTGGTTCCTGTTCCGATCAACGATCTGCGCTATGAACTGACCGACAAGGGTGCTGTGCTGCATTGGAGTTATCCCACCCGGACCGTGGGCGGTGATGAGCTGACAGAAATTGATTCCTTTATGCTCTACCGAGCCGAGGTGCCTACTGCTGACTACTGTGACACCTGTCCTGTCCCCTTTGGCAGTCCCATCAAAGTAGATGGCGGCCTTATCCCTGAGCGGGAGGGACAAAGAGCTGCCAGCTATGAAATCGGCCTCCTGCGACCGGCTCACAAATATTTTTTCAAAGTACACAGTCGAACCGGCTGGTTAACCCCTTCTGCCGACTCCAATCAGGTCAGCTTTACCTGGGAAACGCCTCCCGCAGTACCGCAAAATCTGGCTGCTAAAGCCAGCGACAGCATGGTTTCTCTTCGCTGGCAGCCGGTTTCCGGTTATGTTGACGGCAGCAAGGCTGACAACATCAAATATCAGGTTTCCCGACAGGAGGACAAAGGCTCCTTTAAAAACATTGGTGACCTTCTCACAGAACCAGAATATGTGGACACTGAGGTAAGCGGAGGCCATGAATACACCTACCGCGTCCAGGCTCTGAGCGAGTATGACGGCGATATGGTTGCCAGTGAGTTCAGCAAAATATATCAGACCGAGGTGATCGATCTCTTTGCTCCGGCAACACCAGAGAACGTCACCACCGCTCGCACAGCCACCTCGGTCAAGGTCTTCTGGGATCAAGGAGAAGAAGCGGATCTGGCCGGTTACCGGATATACCGCCGTTTAGGTAACGAAGACGATCCCGCCATGATCGGCGAGGTCAAGATGCCCTATAATATTTATGAGGATACCGAGGCACCGGATGAGAATATGTATGTGTATTACTCGGTCAGCAGTTTTGATAAGAGTGATCCGCCCAATGAAAGCGAGCGTTCTGCTGAGGTAGAGGCTGAATAG